One window of Alteromonas sp. LMIT006 genomic DNA carries:
- the moaB gene encoding molybdenum cofactor biosynthesis protein B: protein MSATKTFIPLHIAILTISDTRNDDTDTSGNTLVDLVLNSGHHCATKVIVPDDIYQIRAVSSQWIADPDIDVIITTGGTGFAGRDSTPEAMQVLFDKTIEGFGELFRQQSFAEIGTSTIQSRCLAGLANHTVIFCLPGSTGACRTGWSLVAPQLDATHRPCNFVAHLRPVDQCTSRG from the coding sequence ATGTCCGCCACCAAAACATTTATACCATTACACATCGCCATTTTAACCATTAGCGATACCCGCAATGACGACACAGACACCTCGGGTAACACCTTGGTGGATTTGGTGCTCAATTCAGGTCACCATTGTGCAACCAAAGTCATCGTGCCCGATGATATTTATCAAATTCGCGCAGTGAGTTCGCAGTGGATAGCGGATCCCGATATCGATGTGATCATCACCACCGGTGGCACAGGGTTTGCCGGTCGAGACTCGACGCCAGAGGCCATGCAAGTGTTGTTTGATAAAACCATAGAAGGGTTTGGTGAACTGTTTCGTCAGCAGTCTTTTGCCGAAATTGGCACCAGTACTATTCAATCTCGCTGTTTAGCGGGGCTTGCCAATCACACGGTAATCTTTTGTTTACCTGGCAGCACTGGTGCGTGCCGTACCGGTTGGTCATTGGTCGCGCCACAACTCGATGCCACCCATCGCCCGTGTAATTTTGTGGCGCATTTACGCCCTGTAGACCAGTGTACTAGTCGAGGATAG
- the moaC gene encoding cyclic pyranopterin monophosphate synthase MoaC: MSLTHLNAQSEVNMVDVSDKSSTLRTATAEGFIYLNATALEDVMQANHRKGDVLTIAKIAGIQGAKQCASLIPLCHPLALSKVEVNITCEPEQGRIKVDSLCKLQGVTGVEMEALTAVNVALLTLFDMVKAADPAMVMRDIKVISKTGGKTGAWRHSQ; encoded by the coding sequence ATGAGCTTAACCCATCTCAACGCCCAATCTGAAGTGAATATGGTCGATGTCAGTGACAAATCCAGTACCTTGCGAACCGCGACAGCCGAAGGCTTTATTTACCTCAATGCCACCGCATTAGAGGATGTCATGCAAGCCAATCATCGCAAAGGCGATGTGCTCACCATTGCCAAAATTGCCGGTATTCAAGGCGCCAAACAATGCGCGAGCTTGATCCCATTATGCCATCCATTGGCCTTATCCAAAGTGGAAGTCAACATCACTTGTGAGCCCGAACAAGGACGCATTAAGGTCGATAGCTTATGTAAGTTACAGGGCGTCACCGGCGTCGAAATGGAAGCGCTCACTGCCGTTAACGTCGCCTTATTGACCTTATTTGATATGGTCAAAGCCGCTGACCCTGCCATGGTCATGCGAGACATTAAAGTCATCAGTAAAACCGGTGGCAAAACCGGCGCTTGGCGCCACTCTCAATAG
- the moaD gene encoding molybdopterin converting factor subunit 1 — protein MLTVLFFGQLADILKCRSLSMPSQRITTLEDLLSILQDRDPKWADAFSDDKLMMAVNQTLVQAKHPVRAGDEVAFFPPVTGG, from the coding sequence ATGCTTACTGTATTATTTTTTGGCCAACTAGCTGATATCTTAAAATGCCGCTCGCTGAGCATGCCATCGCAACGTATCACTACGCTCGAAGATTTATTGTCTATACTACAAGACAGGGATCCAAAATGGGCCGATGCCTTTAGCGATGACAAACTAATGATGGCGGTGAACCAAACCCTTGTTCAAGCAAAACATCCGGTGCGCGCCGGAGATGAAGTGGCTTTTTTTCCACCCGTAACAGGAGGTTAA
- a CDS encoding molybdenum cofactor biosynthesis protein MoaE, with amino-acid sequence MLNIAVQQKDFDTLALYQQLTQDNIQDGAIVTFVGRVREFNQGHDIKAMALEHYPGMTEAVLHELAETAVERFAVNHITIVHRVGELRLADQIVFVGVSSPHRQDAFAACQWIMDTLKSSAPFWKKEITAQGTRWVTAD; translated from the coding sequence ATGCTCAATATTGCCGTGCAACAAAAAGATTTTGATACTTTAGCTTTGTATCAACAACTCACTCAAGACAATATTCAAGACGGAGCGATTGTGACCTTTGTTGGCCGAGTCAGGGAGTTCAATCAAGGGCACGATATCAAAGCGATGGCGCTAGAACATTACCCTGGCATGACTGAGGCAGTGCTACATGAACTGGCTGAAACCGCGGTTGAGCGGTTTGCAGTTAATCACATTACTATTGTGCATCGCGTCGGTGAGTTGCGCTTAGCCGATCAAATCGTGTTTGTCGGAGTCTCAAGCCCTCATAGACAAGACGCGTTTGCCGCGTGCCAATGGATCATGGACACGCTCAAATCAAGCGCGCCGTTCTGGAAAAAAGAAATCACCGCGCAAGGTACTCGTTGGGTGACAGCCGACTAA
- a CDS encoding glycosyl transferase family protein, translated as MNPFTQYIKIIGRGQRAGRYLTMQEAHDAYALLLSGQATQAQGGAFLMLLRMREESETELAGFVSAARAMVSPKLSCLEVSLDLGGYAGKRRHLPWYLLAVWCLAQNGYRIFLHGHTESASQRLYVESVLAQLGLPIANNAMEAQRQLDVSGFCYMPLGTILPELCEVISMRDELGLRSSANTIARMLNPCQAPVSFHGVHHRHFDARHVATAQLLNDAHVACIRGEGGEPEVNPERVTELHQFCAGKITQTDVPETLSQWQIKPRHMEVESLLDVWQGEESNLYGNAAVLATLAQYLMCLHNLEFDEAALRAKAMWHARQRHLVGCHPTSTLRGDFFFPERRA; from the coding sequence ATGAATCCCTTTACTCAATACATCAAAATCATCGGCCGTGGGCAACGCGCGGGACGTTATCTGACGATGCAAGAGGCGCACGATGCTTATGCATTACTGCTCTCGGGACAGGCCACACAGGCTCAAGGGGGCGCGTTTTTGATGTTATTACGAATGCGAGAGGAGAGTGAGACTGAACTCGCTGGATTTGTGTCCGCGGCTCGGGCAATGGTGAGTCCAAAACTCAGCTGTCTAGAGGTGTCGTTAGATTTGGGAGGTTATGCGGGTAAAAGGCGTCACCTGCCATGGTATTTACTGGCGGTATGGTGTTTGGCGCAAAATGGCTATCGAATATTTTTGCATGGTCATACTGAATCAGCATCACAGCGCTTGTATGTTGAGTCAGTATTGGCGCAGTTGGGCTTGCCGATTGCTAATAATGCGATGGAAGCACAACGCCAGCTTGATGTCAGTGGATTTTGTTATATGCCTTTGGGAACGATATTGCCCGAACTGTGTGAGGTCATCAGCATGCGCGATGAGTTAGGTTTGCGCTCAAGTGCTAATACGATTGCGCGGATGCTGAACCCTTGTCAGGCGCCCGTTAGTTTTCATGGGGTACATCACCGACACTTTGATGCACGGCATGTAGCGACGGCCCAACTTCTCAATGATGCTCATGTGGCGTGTATTCGTGGCGAAGGTGGTGAGCCGGAAGTCAATCCTGAGCGGGTGACGGAACTGCATCAGTTTTGTGCTGGAAAAATCACTCAAACCGATGTGCCAGAAACGCTAAGTCAATGGCAAATCAAGCCACGACACATGGAGGTAGAGAGCCTACTAGATGTGTGGCAGGGTGAAGAGAGCAATCTCTATGGCAATGCCGCGGTACTTGCAACTTTGGCTCAGTATCTCATGTGTCTACACAACCTTGAATTTGATGAAGCGGCGTTGCGGGCTAAGGCCATGTGGCATGCGCGTCAACGCCATTTAGTCGGCTGTCACCCAACGAGTACCTTGCGCGGTGATTTCTTTTTTCCAGAACGGCGCGCTTGA
- a CDS encoding nitrate reductase, whose translation MKTHFKQSVECTTCPYCGVGCGVDATVINDKITAVKGTQHHPANHGKLCVKGTHLADTVGRDGRLLNAVVDGEPVSNELASAAVAERFNQIIQEHGPDAVAFYVSGQILTEDYYVANKLMKGYIGSANIDTNSRLCMSSAVAAYKRSFGSDTVPTCYEDIDLTQMLVLVGSNAAWTHPILFQRMQQAKANNPSFKIVIIDPRESATCDIADLHLPIKPGSDIALFNGLLNFIIENGAVDDVFVAHHTEQFTQAAVSASAYSLAEVSAICGVSQKAIRQFYLWFVEAPSALSFYSQGVNQSVQGVDKCNAIINCHLAIGQIGKPGAGPFSITGQPNAMGGREVGGLANMLAAHMNIETKQHRDWVQDFWQSPTMCHTSGLKAVDLFEAIGSGRVKAVWIMATNPVVSLPNRNAIEQALASCECVVVSECFTQNDTLAYADIILPASTWGEKNGTVTNSERCISRQRGLIAPPGQAQHDWQWLTQVAQAMGFTEGFNYTHPHGIFVEHARLSGWCNGDDYPRRDFDISGLAELTRAQYDALAPIQWPVNQEHPYGTQRMFADKRFFTETGKARFIPVTLQQHQEPADKAYPWILNSGRYRDQWHTMTRTGRSATLAANQTEPMLALAPKDIAELGLVEGDLAEVKSPYGKILMPFTEAKGQREGTCFAPIHWTAQTAPSANVARCYSPRKDAISGQPDSKYVRVSIAPVTPTQHWQIFSRHEISLDLPYWAKLPVAESGIGYVAVSIEAVEPVSFMNTLSSDGEWVHLSNQPKGQFSAVLLKDGQIQMMVFGQPNKELVPWPWLSSLGQAGISAKEAIGVLLLRDVPLEFSQGQTICSCFKVGENTITSHLSQHPNATLEDLGKALQCGTNCGSCRPELKQIIERVQAPKVSLEHIIHTTNTLV comes from the coding sequence ATGAAGACGCACTTTAAGCAATCGGTAGAATGCACCACATGTCCTTATTGTGGCGTTGGCTGCGGGGTCGATGCAACCGTCATAAATGACAAAATTACGGCCGTTAAAGGCACGCAACACCATCCTGCTAATCATGGCAAACTGTGTGTGAAAGGCACGCATCTGGCCGATACTGTGGGTAGAGACGGCCGATTATTAAATGCGGTTGTCGATGGCGAACCAGTTTCGAACGAACTTGCGAGCGCTGCGGTTGCTGAGCGATTTAATCAAATCATTCAAGAGCACGGTCCAGATGCTGTGGCCTTTTATGTCTCTGGGCAAATCCTGACAGAAGACTATTATGTCGCCAATAAGCTGATGAAAGGATACATAGGCTCAGCTAACATCGATACCAATTCTCGTTTGTGTATGTCATCTGCCGTGGCCGCCTATAAGCGCAGTTTTGGCAGTGATACGGTGCCTACATGCTATGAAGATATCGATCTCACACAAATGCTGGTGCTCGTGGGCTCAAACGCCGCGTGGACGCATCCGATCTTGTTCCAGCGCATGCAACAAGCCAAGGCGAACAATCCTTCTTTCAAAATTGTCATTATCGATCCTCGCGAGAGCGCCACGTGTGACATCGCTGATTTGCATCTCCCGATCAAGCCAGGTAGTGACATTGCCTTATTTAATGGTTTGCTGAATTTTATAATTGAAAATGGTGCTGTGGATGATGTGTTTGTTGCGCATCACACCGAGCAGTTCACGCAGGCTGCAGTGTCTGCCTCAGCTTACTCACTGGCCGAAGTCAGTGCGATATGTGGAGTCAGTCAAAAGGCGATAAGACAATTTTATCTATGGTTTGTGGAAGCTCCAAGTGCATTGTCTTTTTACTCCCAAGGCGTTAATCAGTCCGTACAAGGCGTGGACAAATGCAATGCCATTATCAATTGCCACCTTGCGATAGGGCAAATCGGCAAGCCCGGTGCGGGGCCTTTCTCAATCACTGGCCAGCCCAACGCGATGGGGGGACGAGAGGTCGGCGGACTCGCAAATATGCTCGCCGCACATATGAATATCGAGACCAAGCAACATCGAGATTGGGTACAGGATTTTTGGCAATCTCCGACTATGTGTCACACCTCGGGATTAAAAGCGGTGGATTTGTTCGAAGCCATCGGCTCAGGACGAGTCAAAGCCGTATGGATTATGGCAACCAACCCTGTGGTGAGTCTGCCCAATCGCAACGCCATCGAACAGGCTTTGGCCTCATGTGAATGCGTGGTGGTGTCTGAGTGTTTTACCCAAAACGATACTCTAGCATACGCCGATATTATATTGCCTGCGTCTACCTGGGGTGAAAAAAACGGCACAGTGACCAATTCAGAACGATGTATTTCGCGTCAACGCGGATTGATTGCACCTCCTGGTCAGGCCCAACACGATTGGCAATGGCTGACTCAGGTTGCACAAGCGATGGGCTTTACCGAAGGATTTAATTATACCCACCCGCACGGCATTTTTGTTGAACATGCTCGCTTATCTGGGTGGTGTAATGGAGATGATTATCCACGTAGGGATTTTGATATTTCAGGTTTGGCTGAGCTAACTCGAGCTCAGTATGATGCCTTAGCGCCCATTCAATGGCCAGTGAATCAAGAGCATCCCTATGGCACACAACGCATGTTTGCCGATAAGCGTTTTTTTACCGAGACTGGCAAAGCCAGATTCATCCCAGTGACGTTGCAACAACATCAAGAACCAGCAGATAAGGCATATCCTTGGATCTTAAATAGTGGTCGGTATCGCGACCAATGGCATACGATGACCCGCACTGGCCGAAGTGCCACACTAGCGGCGAATCAAACTGAGCCAATGCTTGCATTAGCACCTAAAGATATTGCTGAGTTAGGGTTAGTCGAAGGCGATTTGGCAGAGGTTAAGAGCCCTTATGGGAAGATATTAATGCCATTTACCGAGGCCAAAGGACAACGAGAAGGAACGTGTTTTGCTCCGATCCACTGGACAGCACAAACGGCGCCGAGTGCCAATGTGGCGCGTTGCTATAGCCCTCGAAAAGATGCGATCTCTGGGCAACCCGACAGCAAATATGTCAGGGTGAGCATTGCGCCAGTCACTCCCACTCAGCATTGGCAAATATTCTCACGCCATGAAATCAGTTTAGATTTGCCTTATTGGGCAAAATTGCCAGTTGCGGAGTCGGGTATTGGCTATGTCGCTGTATCAATCGAGGCGGTCGAACCGGTGTCTTTTATGAATACTTTATCGAGCGATGGCGAATGGGTGCATCTATCAAATCAGCCCAAGGGTCAGTTTAGTGCCGTGTTGCTCAAAGACGGACAGATCCAAATGATGGTATTTGGGCAACCCAATAAAGAACTTGTGCCATGGCCATGGCTCTCCTCGTTAGGGCAAGCAGGGATATCAGCAAAAGAGGCAATAGGAGTTTTATTGTTGCGCGATGTGCCGCTGGAATTCAGTCAGGGTCAAACCATTTGTTCCTGTTTTAAAGTGGGCGAAAACACCATCACCTCGCATCTATCACAACACCCCAATGCCACCTTAGAAGACTTGGGCAAAGCGCTACAATGCGGTACCAACTGTGGCTCGTGCCGTCCTGAGCTCAAACAAATTATTGAACGTGTACAGGCACCTAAAGTCAGCCTTGAACACATTATCCACACCACAAACACTTTGGTATAA
- a CDS encoding ANTAR domain-containing response regulator: MSQPTCVLVCAEDELSLTQLSEALTTSPYRVKTFAGASAEMLKAIQIESPDALMIASDTDLGSALDALHILRELHPIPVVIFARQYNAVLMEKLIALDISAYVTGDAEWHRAPDVLATAIARFDHAQSLHKELADTKAALASRKFVEQAKAILIEQRGMIEAEAYKTIRKMAMDKGQKMEEVAKTIIDMSHLWLNQSKRLG, from the coding sequence ATGAGTCAACCCACATGCGTACTGGTATGCGCCGAAGATGAGCTGAGTTTGACCCAATTATCTGAAGCATTAACCACTTCACCTTATCGCGTAAAAACCTTTGCAGGAGCCAGTGCTGAGATGTTAAAGGCAATACAGATAGAATCGCCAGACGCTTTGATGATTGCTTCGGATACTGACCTGGGCAGTGCATTAGATGCTTTGCACATCTTACGTGAGTTACACCCTATTCCTGTGGTGATATTTGCACGACAATACAACGCCGTGCTGATGGAAAAGCTTATCGCGCTTGATATCAGCGCCTATGTGACAGGCGATGCCGAATGGCACCGCGCACCTGATGTGTTAGCCACCGCCATCGCTCGGTTTGATCACGCTCAAAGCTTGCACAAGGAACTTGCAGATACGAAGGCCGCTCTAGCGTCGCGAAAATTTGTTGAGCAAGCCAAAGCCATTTTAATTGAGCAAAGAGGGATGATTGAAGCAGAGGCGTACAAAACCATTCGGAAGATGGCCATGGATAAGGGACAAAAGATGGAAGAAGTAGCCAAAACCATCATCGACATGTCGCACCTTTGGCTCAATCAATCTAAGCGTTTGGGTTAA
- the moaA gene encoding GTP 3',8-cyclase MoaA, with translation MLVDGYQRKFAYVRLSITDVCNFKCNYCLPDGYDCSDNKVQGNGCAQQADLSVAEIKRLVSALAAEGVSKIRITGGEPGLRKDLTKIIEVIAQTPGIKEIALTTNGFNLKRNIETWQRAGLTQLNVSIDSLIPEQFQLITGSRQFTRVMDGLQKAIALGIPCKVNTVMLAQYNLGQWHQFLQWIKTTPVSLRFIELMQTGDNTKYFHENHVNAEHFYRRLQARGWSLQAKSDTTGPALTLTHPDYVGSIGFIMPYSKDFCASCNRLRVTSRGAMHPCLFADEGHSLRHLLQDDSQQMLLQHWLRQQLLTKAKAHQLHEQQVGATKHLAMLGG, from the coding sequence ATGCTTGTTGATGGCTATCAGCGCAAATTTGCTTACGTGCGATTATCAATCACCGATGTATGTAATTTTAAATGCAATTACTGCTTACCGGATGGCTACGACTGCAGTGATAATAAAGTCCAGGGCAATGGTTGTGCACAGCAAGCTGATTTAAGTGTGGCCGAGATAAAGCGTTTGGTGAGTGCTTTAGCTGCTGAAGGCGTCAGTAAAATTCGTATCACAGGTGGAGAGCCGGGATTACGCAAAGATCTGACAAAGATCATAGAAGTCATCGCGCAGACTCCAGGGATAAAAGAAATCGCCTTAACCACCAACGGCTTTAACCTAAAACGCAATATCGAAACTTGGCAACGTGCCGGATTGACCCAACTCAACGTCAGCATTGATAGTCTCATACCAGAGCAGTTTCAGCTCATTACCGGCTCTCGTCAATTTACACGCGTCATGGATGGATTACAAAAAGCCATTGCGTTGGGCATACCCTGTAAAGTGAACACCGTCATGTTGGCTCAATATAATTTAGGTCAGTGGCATCAGTTTTTGCAATGGATCAAAACAACGCCGGTTTCTTTGCGTTTTATCGAACTGATGCAAACCGGCGACAATACAAAATATTTTCATGAGAACCATGTTAATGCAGAGCATTTTTATCGGCGTTTACAAGCACGTGGCTGGTCACTGCAAGCCAAATCCGACACAACGGGGCCAGCCCTGACCCTGACGCATCCAGATTACGTGGGATCCATCGGCTTTATCATGCCATATAGCAAAGATTTTTGTGCAAGTTGTAATCGCTTACGAGTTACTTCGCGTGGCGCCATGCATCCCTGTTTGTTTGCGGATGAAGGACATTCTCTGAGACACCTGTTGCAAGACGATTCACAACAAATGCTGTTGCAACATTGGCTCAGACAACAACTGCTCACTAAAGCAAAAGCCCACCAGTTACACGAACAACAAGTGGGTGCAACCAAACATCTCGCCATGCTCGGTGGCTAG
- a CDS encoding molybdenum cofactor guanylyltransferase: MHITGVILAGGLSQRMGQDKATLQRNGQSMLAFGCELLQALPIQDIVINANVSHHTPYEVIGDDYPKCGPLSGLHTVMKALQHRTDALLCIPIDQPLMTTEPLLELIKAGQSSHHVVHFDQQPLPIWLPMQIAVLSELESRLTQPQQSKGQYRLGDFCRWAKAMILPVLDPSIWLNTNTPKQWQEALNAAPKN, from the coding sequence ATGCACATTACAGGCGTTATATTAGCGGGCGGTTTAAGCCAACGCATGGGACAGGATAAGGCGACCTTACAGCGCAACGGACAATCCATGTTGGCCTTTGGCTGTGAATTATTACAAGCACTGCCTATTCAAGATATTGTGATCAATGCCAATGTGTCACACCACACCCCCTATGAGGTGATAGGTGACGACTATCCCAAGTGCGGTCCGCTATCAGGCTTGCATACGGTGATGAAAGCATTACAGCACCGCACAGATGCCCTATTATGTATTCCAATCGATCAGCCGCTAATGACCACTGAGCCTTTGTTAGAGCTGATAAAAGCAGGTCAGTCGTCACACCATGTCGTGCATTTTGATCAGCAACCTTTACCTATCTGGTTGCCGATGCAAATTGCCGTACTGTCCGAATTAGAATCAAGACTCACCCAACCACAGCAAAGCAAAGGTCAGTATCGTCTCGGGGATTTTTGTCGCTGGGCCAAGGCAATGATTTTACCAGTTTTAGACCCTAGCATTTGGCTCAATACCAATACCCCAAAACAGTGGCAAGAGGCTCTGAATGCGGCACCTAAAAATTAA